A window from Pseudomonas kribbensis encodes these proteins:
- a CDS encoding acyl-CoA dehydrogenase family protein: protein MTWSTLLECRERLPAVADLAEGFATLLHQLGSVTPFELAVAGGRRMATPGLAFLVGYQAALRMLWPSAPPSLGALCATEQRSLRPADMQTRLTDLRLNGQKDFVTAGDAADWLLIAARSEQPGESPRLSLAVVYPGESGVRVEKLPALPLMPDISHGRLHLDDALCELLAGDGWDAYVKPFRTLEDVYVLSAMTAWLYGVGQDSGWPQPLQLRLLALLAGCAEVSRQPPNNPAGHVLLGGLFAQFDGLKPEVDQALRDSRPEWAAMWQRDQALMQLAAGARAKRLAKALAASQNTSVMNAG from the coding sequence ATGACCTGGTCGACCCTGCTTGAATGTCGCGAACGCCTGCCCGCCGTTGCCGATCTGGCGGAGGGTTTCGCCACGTTGCTGCATCAACTGGGCAGCGTCACGCCGTTCGAACTGGCGGTGGCGGGAGGGCGGCGAATGGCGACGCCGGGGCTGGCATTTCTGGTGGGCTATCAGGCGGCGTTGCGGATGCTCTGGCCGAGTGCGCCGCCGAGCCTGGGCGCGTTATGTGCGACCGAACAGCGCAGCCTGCGCCCGGCGGACATGCAGACCCGGCTGACAGATTTGCGCCTGAACGGGCAAAAGGATTTCGTCACCGCCGGCGATGCGGCGGACTGGCTACTGATCGCTGCGCGCAGTGAGCAACCCGGCGAATCACCGCGCCTGAGTCTGGCAGTGGTGTACCCCGGTGAATCCGGCGTGCGGGTGGAAAAACTCCCGGCACTGCCGTTGATGCCGGACATCAGCCATGGCCGCTTGCACCTCGACGACGCGCTGTGCGAGCTGCTCGCCGGGGACGGTTGGGACGCTTACGTCAAACCGTTCCGAACCCTTGAAGACGTTTACGTGTTGAGCGCAATGACTGCATGGCTGTACGGCGTCGGTCAGGACAGTGGCTGGCCGCAGCCGCTGCAATTGCGTTTGCTGGCGCTGTTGGCCGGGTGTGCGGAGGTCAGTCGGCAGCCGCCGAACAATCCGGCGGGGCATGTGTTACTCGGTGGCTTGTTTGCGCAGTTCGACGGGCTCAAGCCAGAGGTCGATCAGGCATTGCGCGACAGTCGTCCGGAGTGGGCGGCGATGTGGCAGCGTGATCAGGCACTGATGCAACTGGCAGCAGGCGCACGGGCCAAACGACTGGCCAAGGCGCTGGCGGCAAGCCAAAACACATCTGTCATGAACGCCGGCTAG
- the olsB gene encoding L-ornithine N(alpha)-acyltransferase, whose protein sequence is MTQIARISDTGNERRLQAERLIGAEALQQAQALRFNVFSGEFNAKLKGAELGLDMDDYDVHCSHIGVRDLNTGRLVATTRLLDHTAASSLGKFYSEEEFSLHGLAGLQGPILEIGRTCVDPAYRNGGTIAVLWGELAEVLNQGGYSYLMGCASIPMQDGGVQAHAIMQRLRERYLCTEHLRAEPKNPLPTLDLPSNVIAEMPPLLKAYMRLGAKICGEPCWDEDFQVADVFILLKRDELCPRYAKHFKAAV, encoded by the coding sequence ATGACTCAGATCGCCCGCATCAGCGACACCGGCAATGAACGCCGCCTGCAAGCCGAACGCCTGATCGGCGCCGAGGCCTTGCAGCAAGCCCAGGCCTTGCGCTTCAACGTGTTCAGCGGCGAGTTCAACGCCAAGCTGAAAGGCGCGGAACTGGGTCTGGACATGGATGACTATGATGTTCACTGCAGCCACATCGGCGTGCGTGACCTGAACACCGGCCGCCTGGTGGCGACCACCCGCTTGCTCGATCACACCGCCGCCAGCAGCCTGGGCAAGTTCTACAGCGAAGAAGAATTCAGCCTGCACGGCCTCGCCGGTCTGCAAGGCCCGATCCTGGAAATCGGCCGCACCTGCGTCGACCCGGCCTACCGCAACGGCGGCACCATCGCCGTACTTTGGGGCGAGCTGGCCGAAGTCCTCAATCAGGGCGGCTACAGCTATCTGATGGGGTGCGCGAGCATCCCGATGCAGGACGGCGGCGTACAGGCCCACGCGATCATGCAGCGCCTGCGCGAACGTTATCTGTGCACCGAACACCTGCGCGCCGAACCGAAGAATCCGCTGCCAACGCTGGATCTTCCTTCGAACGTGATCGCCGAAATGCCGCCGCTGCTCAAGGCCTACATGCGCCTGGGCGCAAAGATCTGCGGCGAGCCGTGCTGGGACGAAGATTTCCAGGTCGCCGACGTGTTCATCCTGCTCAAGCGCGACGAACTCTGCCCGCGCTACGCCAAGCACTTCAAGGCGGCCGTGTGA
- the emhB gene encoding efflux RND transporter permease subunit EmhB codes for MSKFFIDRPIFAWVIALVIMLVGALSILKLPINQYPSIAPPAIAISVTYPGASAQTVQDTVVQVIEQQLNGIDNLRYVSSESNSDGSMTITATFEQGTNSDTAQVQVQNKLNLATPLLPQEVQQQGIRVTKAVKNFLLVIGVVSRDGSMSKDDLSNYIVSNMQDPISRTAGVGDFQVFGAQYAMRIWLDPAKLNKYNLTPADVSAAISAQNVQISSGQLGGLPALPGQQLNATIIGKTRLQTAEQFKAILLKVNQDGSQVRIGDVADVGLGGENSSIAAQFNGKPASGLAVKLANGANALDTAKALRKTIDDLKPFFPQGMEVVFPYDTTPVVTESIKGVVETLVEAIALVFLVMFLFLQNFRATVITTMTVPVVLLGTFGILAAAGFSINTLTMFGMVLAIGLLVDDAIVVVENVERVMAEEGLSPKEATKKSMGQIQGALVGIALVLSAVLLPMAFFSGSTGVIYRQFSITIVSAMALSVMVALIFTPALCATMLKAIPKGEHGTPKKGFFGWFNRNFDRSVRSYERGVGNILQRKAPYLLAYILIVVGMIWLFTRIPTAFLPEEDQGVLFAQVQTPAGSSAERTQVVIDEMRSYLLDKESSSVASVFTVNGFNFAGRGQSSGLAFIMLKPWHERDASNSVFALAQRAQQHFFSFRDAMVFAFAPPAVLELGNATGFDVFLQDRAGIGHDKLMEARNQFLGMAAQSKVLYQVRPNGLNDEPQYHLEIDDEKARALGLSLSDINSTLSISFGSSYVNDFIDRGRVKKVYVQGQAGARMSPEDLKKWYVRNSAGTMVPFSAFAKGEWIYGSPKLARYNGVEAMEILGSPAPGYSTGEAMAEVEAIAAKLPPGVGISWTGLSYEERLSGSQAPALYALSLLMVFLCLAALYESWSIPIAVMLVVPLGIIGALMATSLRGLSNDVYFQVGLLTTIGLAAKNAILIVEFAKELHEQGRSLRDAAIEACRMRLRPIIMTSLAFVLGVVPLAISTGAGSGSQHAIGTGVIGGMLTATILAIFWVPLFFVTVSSMGQRKIAGEDDTKETPKEAGQ; via the coding sequence ATGTCGAAATTTTTTATCGACCGTCCGATTTTCGCCTGGGTAATTGCCCTGGTGATCATGCTGGTCGGGGCTCTATCGATCCTCAAGTTGCCGATCAACCAGTACCCGAGCATTGCGCCACCGGCCATTGCGATTTCCGTGACCTACCCGGGTGCTTCGGCACAGACGGTCCAGGACACCGTGGTGCAGGTGATCGAGCAACAGCTCAACGGTATCGACAACCTGCGTTATGTGTCGTCGGAAAGTAACTCCGACGGCAGCATGACCATCACCGCAACCTTCGAGCAAGGCACCAACTCCGACACCGCGCAGGTCCAGGTCCAGAACAAGCTGAACCTGGCCACCCCGCTGTTGCCGCAGGAAGTGCAGCAACAGGGTATCCGCGTGACCAAGGCAGTGAAGAACTTCCTGCTGGTGATCGGCGTGGTATCGCGTGACGGCAGCATGTCCAAGGACGACCTGTCCAACTACATCGTGTCGAACATGCAGGACCCGATCTCCCGGACCGCCGGTGTCGGTGACTTCCAGGTCTTCGGTGCCCAGTACGCGATGCGTATCTGGCTCGATCCGGCCAAGCTGAACAAATACAACCTGACCCCGGCCGATGTCAGCGCCGCGATCTCGGCGCAGAACGTGCAGATTTCGTCCGGTCAGCTCGGCGGTCTGCCGGCGCTGCCAGGCCAGCAACTGAACGCCACGATCATCGGCAAGACCCGTCTGCAGACTGCCGAGCAGTTCAAGGCGATTCTGCTGAAGGTCAACCAGGATGGCTCGCAAGTCCGTATCGGTGATGTCGCCGATGTCGGTCTGGGTGGTGAAAACTCCAGTATCGCGGCCCAGTTCAACGGCAAACCGGCTTCCGGTCTGGCGGTGAAACTGGCCAACGGCGCCAACGCCCTCGACACCGCAAAAGCCCTGCGCAAGACGATTGACGACCTCAAGCCGTTCTTCCCGCAAGGTATGGAAGTAGTGTTCCCGTACGACACCACCCCGGTGGTGACCGAATCGATCAAGGGTGTGGTTGAAACCCTGGTCGAAGCGATCGCGCTGGTGTTCCTGGTGATGTTCCTGTTCCTGCAGAACTTCCGCGCCACCGTCATCACCACGATGACCGTGCCGGTGGTATTGCTCGGTACGTTCGGCATCCTCGCGGCCGCCGGTTTCAGCATCAACACCCTGACCATGTTCGGTATGGTATTGGCCATCGGCTTGCTGGTGGACGATGCCATCGTCGTGGTGGAAAACGTCGAGCGGGTGATGGCCGAAGAAGGCCTGTCACCGAAGGAAGCGACCAAGAAGTCCATGGGCCAGATCCAGGGCGCCCTGGTCGGTATCGCCCTCGTACTGTCGGCGGTACTGCTGCCGATGGCGTTCTTCAGCGGCTCCACTGGTGTGATCTACCGTCAGTTCTCGATCACCATCGTCTCGGCCATGGCCCTGTCGGTAATGGTTGCGCTGATCTTCACCCCGGCACTCTGCGCAACCATGCTCAAGGCGATTCCGAAAGGCGAGCACGGCACGCCGAAAAAAGGTTTCTTCGGCTGGTTCAACCGCAACTTCGACCGCAGCGTTCGTAGCTACGAGCGCGGTGTCGGCAACATTCTGCAGCGCAAGGCGCCGTACCTGTTGGCGTACATCCTGATCGTGGTCGGCATGATCTGGCTGTTCACCCGCATTCCGACGGCGTTCCTGCCGGAAGAAGACCAGGGCGTACTGTTCGCCCAGGTACAGACCCCGGCCGGCTCCAGTGCCGAGCGGACGCAGGTGGTGATCGATGAAATGCGTTCCTACCTGCTGGATAAAGAATCCAGTTCGGTAGCCTCGGTGTTCACCGTGAACGGCTTCAACTTCGCCGGTCGCGGCCAGAGTTCCGGTCTGGCGTTCATCATGCTCAAGCCTTGGCACGAGCGTGACGCGAGCAACAGCGTGTTTGCCCTGGCCCAGCGTGCCCAGCAGCACTTCTTCAGCTTCCGCGATGCGATGGTGTTTGCTTTCGCCCCACCAGCCGTACTGGAGTTGGGTAACGCCACCGGTTTCGACGTGTTCCTGCAGGACCGCGCCGGTATCGGTCACGACAAGCTGATGGAAGCCCGTAACCAGTTCCTCGGCATGGCCGCGCAGAGCAAGGTGCTCTACCAGGTGCGTCCGAACGGTCTGAACGACGAGCCGCAATACCACCTTGAAATCGACGACGAGAAGGCCCGTGCCCTGGGCTTGAGCCTGTCCGACATCAACAGCACCCTGTCGATCTCCTTCGGCAGTAGCTACGTCAACGACTTCATCGACCGCGGTCGTGTGAAGAAGGTTTACGTACAAGGTCAGGCCGGTGCTCGCATGAGCCCTGAAGACCTGAAGAAGTGGTACGTGCGCAACAGCGCCGGCACCATGGTTCCGTTCTCCGCGTTCGCCAAGGGCGAGTGGATCTACGGTTCGCCGAAACTGGCACGTTACAACGGTGTAGAAGCGATGGAGATCCTCGGTTCTCCGGCGCCGGGTTACTCCACTGGTGAAGCGATGGCCGAAGTCGAAGCGATTGCTGCCAAGCTGCCGCCGGGTGTCGGTATTTCCTGGACCGGTCTGTCCTACGAGGAACGTCTGTCCGGCTCGCAAGCGCCAGCGCTGTACGCCCTGTCGCTGCTGATGGTGTTCCTGTGTCTGGCGGCGCTGTATGAAAGCTGGTCGATCCCGATCGCGGTCATGCTCGTGGTGCCACTGGGGATCATCGGTGCGCTGATGGCCACCAGCCTGCGCGGTCTGTCGAACGACGTGTACTTCCAGGTGGGCCTGTTGACGACCATCGGTCTGGCGGCTAAAAACGCCATTCTGATCGTCGAATTCGCCAAGGAGCTGCACGAGCAAGGGCGCAGTCTGCGCGATGCGGCGATCGAAGCCTGCCGCATGCGTCTGCGACCGATCATCATGACCTCGCTGGCGTTCGTCCTCGGTGTTGTACCGTTGGCCATCTCCACCGGTGCAGGCTCGGGCAGTCAACACGCGATCGGTACCGGCGTGATTGGCGGTATGCTCACGGCCACGATCCTGGCGATCTTCTGGGTCCCACTGTTCTTCGTCACTGTGTCGTCCATGGGTCA
- the emhA gene encoding efflux RND transporter periplasmic adaptor subunit EmhA, producing MQFKPAVTALVTAVALASLLSGCKKEEAAPAAPPPQVGVVTLQPQAFTLTSELPGRTSAFRIAEVRPQVNGIILKRLFKEGGDVKAGQQLYQIDPSVYEATLKSAEANLRSTKSISDRYKQLVDEQAVSRQEYDTAVSNRLQSEASLQSAQINVRYTKVYAPISGRIGRSSVTEGALVSNGQSDAMATIQQLDPIYVDVTQSSVELLELRRELESGRLQKAGDNAAAVKLTLEDGSQYKLDGKLEFSEVSVDPTTGSVTLRAVFPNPDHTLLPGMFVRAQLQAGVNAAAILAPQQGVTRDLKGTPTALVVGADNKVELRQLKASRTVGSQWLIEDGLKAGDRLITEGLQFVRPGVQVNPTEATNVAKNPAPAKAADKAYGGKGE from the coding sequence ATGCAATTCAAGCCAGCTGTTACCGCTCTGGTCACTGCCGTCGCCCTGGCATCGCTGCTCAGCGGATGTAAAAAGGAAGAGGCGGCTCCCGCCGCACCACCTCCTCAGGTCGGCGTCGTCACCCTGCAACCACAAGCCTTTACCCTCACGTCGGAACTTCCGGGCCGCACCAGTGCGTTCCGCATCGCTGAAGTCCGTCCGCAGGTCAACGGCATCATTCTCAAGCGTCTGTTCAAGGAAGGCGGCGATGTCAAAGCCGGCCAGCAGCTGTATCAGATCGATCCGTCGGTCTATGAAGCGACCCTGAAAAGCGCCGAAGCCAACCTGCGTTCGACCAAGTCGATCTCCGACCGCTACAAGCAACTGGTCGACGAGCAGGCCGTGAGCCGCCAGGAATACGACACCGCCGTGTCCAACCGCCTGCAATCGGAAGCTTCGCTGCAGAGCGCGCAGATCAACGTGCGTTACACCAAGGTCTACGCGCCGATCTCCGGGCGTATCGGTCGCTCTTCGGTCACCGAAGGCGCACTGGTCAGCAACGGCCAGTCCGATGCGATGGCGACCATCCAGCAACTGGACCCGATCTACGTCGACGTGACGCAGTCCTCGGTCGAACTGCTGGAGCTGCGCCGTGAACTGGAAAGCGGTCGCCTGCAGAAGGCTGGCGACAACGCCGCTGCGGTCAAGCTGACCCTGGAAGACGGCAGCCAGTACAAGCTCGACGGTAAGCTGGAATTCTCCGAAGTGTCGGTCGACCCGACCACCGGCTCCGTGACCCTGCGCGCCGTGTTCCCGAACCCGGATCACACCCTGTTGCCAGGCATGTTCGTGCGCGCCCAGCTGCAGGCCGGTGTCAACGCCGCCGCCATCCTGGCGCCGCAACAAGGCGTGACCCGTGACCTCAAGGGCACCCCGACCGCGCTGGTCGTCGGTGCGGACAACAAGGTCGAACTGCGTCAGCTCAAGGCCAGCCGCACCGTCGGCAGCCAGTGGCTGATCGAAGACGGCCTGAAAGCCGGCGATCGCCTGATCACCGAAGGGCTGCAGTTCGTGCGTCCGGGTGTTCAGGTCAATCCGACCGAAGCGACCAACGTAGCCAAGAACCCGGCACCCGCCAAGGCAGCTGACAAAGCCTACGGCGGCAAAGGGGAGTAA
- a CDS encoding ACP phosphodiesterase, whose amino-acid sequence MNYLAHLHLGGQRPGQLLGSLYGDFVKGRLQGQFDPEIEAAIALHRQIDVFTDRHPLVDASLARFSTTRRRYAGIVLDVFFDHCLARDWTLYADRPLGQFTTDVYRVLSSERQLPERLAKIAPHMVANDWLGSYQEFEVLEQVLRGISRRLSKPEELAGAMQELRRLYEPLSDDFRLFYPQLQDFAGRQL is encoded by the coding sequence ATGAACTATCTCGCACATTTGCACCTCGGTGGCCAGCGCCCCGGTCAACTGCTCGGCAGTCTTTATGGCGATTTCGTCAAAGGACGGCTGCAAGGGCAGTTCGATCCGGAGATCGAAGCGGCGATTGCCCTGCATCGTCAGATCGATGTGTTCACCGATCGCCACCCGTTGGTCGACGCTTCACTGGCGCGGTTTTCCACGACCCGCCGCCGTTACGCCGGCATCGTCCTCGACGTGTTCTTCGACCATTGCCTGGCCCGGGACTGGACGCTGTACGCCGACCGGCCGTTGGGGCAATTCACCACCGACGTTTATCGCGTGCTGTCCAGCGAGCGGCAATTGCCCGAGCGCCTGGCGAAGATCGCCCCGCACATGGTGGCCAATGACTGGTTGGGTTCGTATCAGGAATTCGAAGTGCTGGAGCAGGTGCTGCGCGGGATTTCCCGGCGCCTGAGCAAGCCTGAAGAACTGGCGGGGGCGATGCAGGAATTGCGGCGTCTGTACGAACCGCTCAGTGATGACTTTCGCTTGTTCTACCCACAACTGCAGGACTTCGCCGGTCGGCAGTTGTAG
- the emhR gene encoding efflux system transcriptional repressor EmhR encodes MVRRTKEEAQETRSQILEAAEKAFFERGVARTTLSDIASLAGVTRGAIYWHFSNKADLLQAMLDTLHEPLDELAKASESEDEPDPLGCMRKLLIHLFHQVALDPKTRRINEILFHKCEFTDEMCDLRQQRRTASLDCNVRIALTLSNAVNRGQLPADLDTARAAISIHAFIDGILYQWLLAPDSFELYAEAERWVDTGLDMLRWSPSLRK; translated from the coding sequence ATGGTTCGTCGTACCAAAGAGGAAGCTCAGGAAACGCGAAGCCAGATTCTGGAAGCCGCCGAAAAAGCTTTCTTCGAGAGGGGAGTGGCCCGCACCACGCTCTCCGATATCGCGAGCCTGGCCGGCGTGACGCGGGGTGCCATCTATTGGCACTTCAGCAACAAGGCCGATTTGCTGCAGGCGATGCTCGATACGCTGCACGAGCCGCTGGACGAGCTGGCCAAGGCCAGCGAAAGCGAGGACGAACCCGACCCGCTGGGCTGCATGCGCAAGCTGCTGATTCATTTGTTTCATCAAGTTGCGCTGGACCCGAAGACCCGGCGTATCAACGAAATTCTGTTTCATAAGTGCGAATTCACCGATGAAATGTGCGACCTGCGCCAACAGCGCCGGACCGCCAGCCTCGATTGCAATGTGCGGATCGCGCTGACATTGAGTAATGCGGTCAATCGTGGGCAACTGCCGGCGGACCTCGACACCGCCCGCGCTGCCATCAGCATTCACGCCTTTATCGATGGCATCCTGTATCAGTGGCTGCTGGCCCCGGACAGCTTCGAGCTGTACGCCGAAGCCGAGCGCTGGGTCGATACAGGGCTGGATATGCTGCGCTGGAGCCCCAGCCTGCGCAAATGA
- a CDS encoding ArsR/SmtB family transcription factor produces MNIDLDEIIKALAHPVRRDILNWLKDPKTQFPEQIHNHEYGICAGQIDQRCGLSQSTVSAHLATLQRAGLISSQKAGQWHFFKRNEDVIQAFLSTLSKEL; encoded by the coding sequence ATGAACATTGACCTCGACGAAATAATAAAAGCCCTGGCACACCCAGTACGGCGAGACATCCTCAACTGGCTGAAAGACCCGAAAACCCAGTTTCCGGAACAGATCCACAACCACGAGTACGGCATCTGCGCCGGGCAGATCGACCAACGCTGCGGCCTGTCGCAATCAACCGTCTCCGCCCACCTGGCCACCCTGCAACGGGCCGGGCTGATCAGCAGCCAGAAGGCCGGGCAGTGGCACTTTTTCAAACGTAACGAGGACGTGATCCAGGCGTTCCTCAGCACTCTCAGTAAAGAGCTCTGA
- a CDS encoding MFS transporter has product MPLSLLILALSAFAIGTTEFVIMGLLPDVAADLGVSIPGAGWLVTGYALGVAIGAPFMAMATAKLPRKAALVALMGIFIIGNLLCAIATDYEVLMFARVVTALCHGAFFGIGSVVAANLVAPNKRASAVALMFTGLTLANVLGVPLGTALGQEAGWRSTFWAVTVIGVVALIGLIRFLPAKHDEEKLDMRAELAALKGAGIWLSLSMTALFAASVFTLFTYVAPLLGDVTGVSPRGVTWTLMLIGLGLTVGNIIGGKLADKGLAATLIGVFIAMAVTSTVLTWTSVALIPTEITLFLWATACFAAVPALQVNVVTYGQAAPNLVSTLNIGAFNVGNALGAWVGGSVIAHGYGLTSVPLAAAALAILALLVTLITFRRNGNPELATAN; this is encoded by the coding sequence ATGCCCCTCTCGCTCCTCATACTCGCCCTGAGCGCCTTCGCCATCGGCACCACGGAATTCGTCATCATGGGCCTGTTGCCCGATGTGGCGGCGGATCTCGGCGTGTCGATCCCCGGCGCCGGCTGGCTGGTGACCGGTTACGCCCTGGGCGTGGCCATCGGTGCACCGTTCATGGCGATGGCCACCGCCAAACTGCCGCGCAAGGCTGCACTGGTGGCGCTGATGGGCATCTTCATTATCGGCAACCTGCTCTGTGCCATCGCCACTGACTACGAGGTGCTGATGTTCGCCCGAGTGGTCACCGCCCTGTGCCACGGTGCGTTCTTCGGCATCGGTTCGGTGGTCGCGGCCAACCTGGTGGCGCCGAACAAACGCGCTTCGGCCGTGGCCCTGATGTTCACCGGCCTGACCCTCGCCAACGTGTTGGGCGTACCGCTGGGCACCGCGCTCGGTCAGGAAGCCGGCTGGCGTTCGACCTTCTGGGCAGTGACCGTGATCGGTGTCGTCGCGCTGATCGGCCTGATCCGCTTCCTGCCGGCCAAGCATGACGAAGAAAAACTCGACATGCGCGCCGAACTGGCCGCGCTCAAAGGCGCCGGGATCTGGCTGTCCCTGAGCATGACCGCGCTGTTCGCCGCCTCGGTATTCACCCTGTTCACCTACGTCGCACCGCTGCTGGGCGATGTCACCGGTGTTTCGCCCCGTGGCGTGACCTGGACCCTGATGTTGATCGGCCTGGGCCTGACCGTCGGCAACATCATCGGCGGCAAACTGGCCGACAAAGGCCTGGCCGCGACGCTGATCGGCGTGTTCATCGCCATGGCCGTGACCTCCACCGTCCTGACCTGGACCAGCGTCGCGCTGATCCCGACCGAAATCACCCTGTTCCTCTGGGCCACCGCGTGTTTCGCCGCCGTGCCTGCCCTGCAAGTGAACGTCGTGACCTACGGCCAGGCCGCACCGAACCTGGTGTCGACCTTGAACATCGGCGCCTTCAACGTCGGCAACGCCCTCGGTGCCTGGGTCGGCGGCAGCGTCATCGCCCACGGCTACGGCCTGACCAGCGTGCCCCTTGCCGCTGCGGCGCTGGCGATCCTGGCCCTGCTGGTCACCCTGATCACATTCCGCCGGAACGGTAATCCCGAGCTGGCCACCGCTAACTGA
- a CDS encoding lysophospholipid acyltransferase family protein: protein MSRLRVYARIARVLLVVTLGLSMASVFGVFERLGLAHSMQRRQRWSRFFMARLSNALPFRVTVHGELPKQPMLWVSNHVSWTDIPLLGMLTPLSFLSKAEVRTWPVAGWLAAKAGSLFIRRGSGDSQLIRKQMTRHLQTDHPLLMFPEGTTTDGRSLRTFHGRLLSAAIDSEVMLQPVAIRYLRDGEIDTLAPFIGDDDLLSHLMRLFSNDCGDVEVHLLKPIACQGRERAALAYEAQQAVQKALFGEVTKPAEPRRTGELIAA from the coding sequence ATGAGCCGGCTGCGGGTGTACGCGCGGATCGCGCGGGTGCTGCTGGTGGTGACGCTGGGCTTGAGCATGGCCAGTGTCTTCGGGGTTTTCGAACGTCTGGGGCTGGCCCATTCGATGCAACGCCGGCAGCGCTGGTCGCGTTTTTTCATGGCGCGCCTGAGCAATGCCCTGCCCTTTCGCGTGACCGTCCATGGTGAACTGCCGAAGCAGCCAATGCTGTGGGTCAGCAACCATGTGTCGTGGACTGACATTCCGCTGCTCGGCATGCTCACGCCGCTGTCGTTTCTGTCCAAGGCCGAAGTGCGCACCTGGCCGGTGGCCGGCTGGCTCGCAGCGAAGGCTGGCAGCCTGTTCATCCGTCGCGGCTCGGGCGACAGCCAGTTGATCCGCAAGCAGATGACCCGTCACCTGCAAACCGATCATCCGCTGCTGATGTTCCCGGAAGGCACCACCACCGATGGCCGTTCGCTGCGTACCTTTCATGGTCGCCTGCTGTCGGCGGCGATTGATTCGGAAGTGATGCTGCAACCGGTGGCGATCCGTTATCTGCGCGACGGCGAGATCGACACGCTGGCACCGTTCATTGGCGACGATGATCTGCTGTCGCACCTGATGCGTCTGTTCAGCAACGATTGCGGCGATGTGGAAGTTCACCTGCTCAAGCCGATTGCCTGCCAGGGTCGGGAACGCGCGGCACTGGCGTACGAAGCCCAGCAAGCGGTGCAGAAAGCGTTGTTCGGCGAGGTGACCAAACCGGCCGAGCCGCGTCGTACAGGCGAGCTGATCGCTGCCTGA
- a CDS encoding alkene reductase, whose translation MATIFDPIKLGDLELSNRIIMAPLTRCRADEGRVPNALMAEYYVQRASAGLILSEATSVTPMGVGYPDTPGIWSNDQVRGWTNVTKAVHAAGGKIVLQLWHVGRISHPSYLNGETPVAPSAIQPKGHVSLVRPLADFPTPRALETAEIADIVDAYRVGAENAKAAGFDGVEIHGANGYLLDQFLQSSTNQRTDNYGGSLENRARLLLEVTDAAIEVWGAGRVGVHLAPRADSHDMGDDNLAETFTYVARELGKRGIAFICSREKEGADSLGPQLKEAFGGAYIANERFTKDSANAWLAEGKADAVAFGIPFIANPDLPARLKADAPLNQPHPETFYGKGAVGYLDYPTL comes from the coding sequence ATGGCAACAATTTTCGATCCGATCAAACTGGGCGACCTCGAGCTGTCCAACCGCATCATCATGGCGCCGCTGACCCGCTGCCGCGCCGACGAAGGCCGCGTACCGAACGCACTGATGGCCGAATACTACGTACAACGCGCCTCGGCCGGCCTGATCCTCAGTGAAGCCACTTCGGTGACCCCGATGGGCGTCGGCTACCCGGACACCCCGGGCATCTGGTCCAACGATCAGGTGCGCGGCTGGACCAACGTGACCAAGGCTGTTCACGCCGCCGGTGGCAAGATCGTCCTGCAACTGTGGCACGTGGGTCGGATTTCCCACCCGTCGTACCTTAACGGCGAAACCCCGGTTGCACCGAGCGCGATCCAGCCGAAAGGCCACGTCAGCCTGGTTCGCCCACTGGCCGACTTCCCGACGCCACGCGCGCTGGAAACCGCTGAAATCGCCGACATTGTCGACGCCTACCGCGTCGGTGCGGAAAACGCCAAGGCCGCGGGTTTCGACGGCGTGGAAATCCACGGCGCCAACGGCTACCTGCTCGACCAGTTCCTGCAAAGCAGCACCAACCAGCGCACCGACAACTACGGCGGTTCCCTGGAAAACCGTGCCCGCCTGCTGCTGGAAGTGACCGACGCCGCCATCGAAGTCTGGGGCGCCGGCCGTGTCGGTGTACACCTGGCTCCGCGTGCCGACTCCCATGACATGGGCGACGACAACCTGGCCGAAACCTTCACCTACGTCGCCCGCGAACTGGGCAAGCGTGGCATCGCCTTCATCTGCTCCCGCGAAAAAGAAGGCGCCGACAGCCTCGGCCCACAGCTGAAAGAAGCTTTCGGCGGCGCGTACATCGCCAACGAGCGCTTCACCAAGGACAGCGCCAACGCGTGGCTGGCCGAGGGCAAGGCTGACGCCGTGGCGTTCGGCATCCCGTTCATCGCCAACCCGGACCTGCCGGCCCGTCTGAAGGCCGACGCGCCGCTGAACCAGCCGCACCCGGAAACCTTCTACGGCAAAGGCGCGGTCGGTTACCTCGACTACCCGACGCTGTAA